The genomic DNA GCTCGGCGGTCGTCTCGGCCTCGGCGTCCGGGTCGATGTCGATCGCGGTGAGCTTGCCCTCGTTGAGCTCGCGCAGCGCGATGGAGAGCGGCTTCTCCTGCACGGCGGTCTCGACCAGCGGGCCGACGTGGTCCAGGAGGCCCTCGCCGAGCTGGGAGTAGTACGCGTTGATCTGGCGGGCGCGCTTGGCCGCGAACAGCACGAGGCGGTACTTGCTGTCGGACTGCGTCAGCAGCTCGTCGATCGGCGGGTTCGTGATGCCTTCGGCGGCAGCGGTCTGGGAAGCGTTCTGAGCCACAGGGTTCCTCTTCATCGGGTGGGCAGGGGCTGTGCCGGACCCGGTCCGGTCCTCGGGGGGACCCGGTCGGCAGCCTGCCGGTCTGTCTGCTCGATCACAGACCCATCAAGGCTACCAAGTCCGCGACCGCCTGCTCGACACTGACGTTGACCACCACCGCGTCGAACTCGGACGCCGCCTCCAGCTCGGCGTGCGCGGTCTGCAGCCGGCGCTCGCGCTGGGCCGGGGTCTCGGTCCCCCGGCCGACGAGCCGGCGCTGCAGCTCGTCGAAGCTCGGCGGGGCCAGGAAGACGAAGCGCGCCTCGGGCCAGGACGTCCGCACCTGCCGGGCGCCCTGCAGGTCGATCTCCAGCAGCGCGGGGCGTCCGGACTCGGTCGCGGCGACGACGGGGGCGCGGGGCGTGCCGTAGCGGTGCACGCCGTGCACCACCGCCCACTCCAGCAGCAGCCCCGAGGAGACGAGCTCGTCGAACTCCGCCTCGGAGACGAAGAGGTAGTGCTGGCCGTCGACCTCCCCGGGCCGCGGTGGGCGCGTGGTGGCCGAGACGGAGACGAAGACGTCCGGGTGCGTCGCCGCGAGGGCGGTGGTGACCGTCCCCTTGCCGACGGCGGTCGGCCCCGACAGGACGGTGAGGCGGCTCGTCACCGCTCAGGTCTCGTCGACGGACCGGGCGAACTCGGCCACCAGCGCCGCCGTCTGGTGCTTGCCCAGGCCGCGCAGGCGGCGGTTCGGCGCGATCTCGAGGCGCTCCATGACCTTGCCGGCGCGCACAGCGCCGACGCGCGGCAGGGACTTCAGCACGTCGACGACCTTGGTGTGGGCCACGACGTCGTCGTGCTCCGCGGCCTCGAGCACCTCGGCGAGGCTCCGCTCACCCGTCCGCAGAGCCTGCTTGACCTCGGCGCGTCGGCGGCGGGCCTCGGTGGCCGCGTGCCGCGCCTGCTGGCGCTGCTCGTCGCTCAACGGGGGGATGCTCACCGGGTCCTCCTCTCACGTCTTCGCAGGGCTCGGGCAGGTCGTGGACGTGCACCGACGACGTCGCTCCGGCCCGGGGGCTTCCGAACCTATCTCAGCCCGGCGACCGACTCCACGACCGCCCGTGCGGCCCGCCTGAGCCGTACGGGGTCGGGCCCGGCCCGCATGACGTCGCGGCTCGTCGTCGGCAGGACCAGCGGCAGCGCCGCGCCGAACACCTCGGCCAGGTCGGCCGCCGTCCCGCCCTGGGCACCGAGGCCGGGCGCGAGCACCGAGCCGTTCAGGTGCTCGAAGCGCGTCCCGGTGCGCCCGATCGTCGCGCCGACGACGACGCCGACGTCGCCGAGCGGCTCGGCCCCGGCGTTGCGCCGGGCGGCCTCGTCGACGACCGTCTGGCCGACCGTGCTCCCCGCGCCGTCACCGCCCGCGGTGAGGGCGTGCTGCACCTGCGGCCCCTCCGGGTTGCTGGTGAGGGCGAGCACGTAGACGCCGCGCCCGTGGCGCCGGGCCAGCTCGACCGCGCCGTCCAGCGACCCGAACCCCAGGTAGGGGCTCAGCGTGACCGCGTCGGCGGCCAGCGGCGAGCCCTCGCCCAGGTAGGCGGCGGCGTACGCGTCCATGGTCGAGCCGATGTCGCCGCGCTTGACGTCGAGCAGCGAGAGCGCACCGGCGGCGGCGCAGTCGGCGAGGACCCGCTCCAGGACGGCGACCCCGGCCGAGCCGTACGCCTCGAAGAAGGCCGACTGCGGCTTGAGCACGGCCACCTGGTCGCCGAGCGCCTCGACCATGCCGCGCGCGCAGCGCTCGAGGCCCTGCACGGTCGGCTCCAGGCCCCACGCCTCGAGGACCCCGGGTGCGGGTCGACGCCGACGCACAGCGGCCCGCGCTCCGCGACCGCCGCGGCCAGCCGGACCCCGTACGGCTCCCTCATGCTGCCCGCTCCCCTCGTGACGTCGCGACGGACCGCCTCGGCGCCGCCGCACGGGCGTCGACCGCCCGCAGCAGGGCCGGACCGCCGTAGACGAAGCCGGTGTAGACCTGCAGCAGCCGGGCGCCCGCGTCGAGCAGGGCCTGGCCGTCGTCGGCGCTGGTGATGCCCCCGACCCCGATGACCGGCAGGTCGGTGCGCGCGGCGAGGAACGCGACGACCTCGCGGGCGCGCACGGCGAGCGGCGCGCCGGACAGGCCGCCGGCCTCCCCCGCCCGCCACGCGTCGGTCTCGGCGAGCCCGTCGCGGGCCAGCGTCGTGTTGGTGGCGACGAGCCCCGCCGCCCCGGCACCCGTGCAGACGTCGAGGACGTCCTCGAGCGCCTCGGGCGTGAGGTCGGGCGCGACCTTGACCAGCACCGGCACCGGGCGGGCCGGGTCCTGCGCCCGCGCCGCGGCCACGAGCGCCGCGACGAGCGCGCGCAGCGTCGCGCCGTCCTGCAGGCTCCGCAGCCCGGGGGTGTTGGGGCTGGAGACGTTCACGGCGACGTAGTCGGCGTGCGGAGCGACCGCCGCGAAGGACGCCAGGTAGTCGCCGGCCGCCTCCTCCAGCGGCGTCGTCTTCGTCTTGCCCAGGGAGATGCCGACGGGGACGCCCGGGGCGGGCGAGCCACGCCGGACGCCCGCCGCGTCGAGCCGGGCGGCGAGCGCCGCGGCCCCGGCGTTGTTGAAGCCCATCCGGTTGACCAGCCCGCCGCTGGCGGGCAGCCGGAAGAGCCGCGGGCGCGGGTTGCCCGGCTGCGCGGTGGCCGTCACGGTGCCCAGCTCGACGTGGCCGAAGCCCATCGCCGCCCAGGCGTGCGGAGCGAGGCCGTCCTTGTCCATCCCCGCGGCCAAGCCCACCACCCCGGGGAACGTCAGCCCGAGGGCCTCCACCGGGCGACGCGGGCCGCGGGTCAGCAGCCGCAGCGCCGCGAGCGCTGCCGGCTGCGCGTCGAGCGCCGCCAGCGCCCGCAGCGTGGCCGAGTGCACCCGCTCCGGGTCGCCGCCGTAGGAGCGGAACAGCAGCGGGCGCAGCAGCCGCGCGTACGCGGCGTCCGGGCGCAGGTCGAGCCGCAGGTCGGGCGCCACGCTCAGCGGCCGGCGCCGGCGAGCTGGCCCGGCTGACCGGCCGGCCGGGCCTGCGCGGTCTGGGCGGCCGGGTCGCGCTGGGCCGCGGCCCACGACTGGAGCGAGCGCACCTCCATCTGCCCGCCGCGGACCGCCTCGATGCCCTGAACCGCGGCCGCGAGGCCCTGGACCGTGGT from Microlunatus sagamiharensis includes the following:
- the rpoZ gene encoding DNA-directed RNA polymerase subunit omega, whose protein sequence is MAQNASQTAAAEGITNPPIDELLTQSDSKYRLVLFAAKRARQINAYYSQLGEGLLDHVGPLVETAVQEKPLSIALRELNEGKLTAIDIDPDAEAETTAEPDPFASA
- the gmk gene encoding guanylate kinase — protein: MTSRLTVLSGPTAVGKGTVTTALAATHPDVFVSVSATTRPPRPGEVDGQHYLFVSEAEFDELVSSGLLLEWAVVHGVHRYGTPRAPVVAATESGRPALLEIDLQGARQVRTSWPEARFVFLAPPSFDELQRRLVGRGTETPAQRERRLQTAHAELEAASEFDAVVVNVSVEQAVADLVALMGL
- the mihF gene encoding integration host factor, actinobacterial type, with the protein product MSIPPLSDEQRQQARHAATEARRRRAEVKQALRTGERSLAEVLEAAEHDDVVAHTKVVDVLKSLPRVGAVRAGKVMERLEIAPNRRLRGLGKHQTAALVAEFARSVDET
- the pyrF gene encoding orotidine-5'-phosphate decarboxylase, which codes for MQGLERCARGMVEALGDQVAVLKPQSAFFEAYGSAGVAVLERVLADCAAAGALSLLDVKRGDIGSTMDAYAAAYLGEGSPLAADAVTLSPYLGFGSLDGAVELARRHGRGVYVLALTSNPEGPQVQHALTAGGDGAGSTVGQTVVDEAARRNAGAEPLGDVGVVVGATIGRTGTRFEHLNGSVLAPGLGAQGGTAADLAEVFGAALPLVLPTTSRDVMRAGPDPVRLRRAARAVVESVAGLR
- a CDS encoding quinone-dependent dihydroorotate dehydrogenase, encoding MAPDLRLDLRPDAAYARLLRPLLFRSYGGDPERVHSATLRALAALDAQPAALAALRLLTRGPRRPVEALGLTFPGVVGLAAGMDKDGLAPHAWAAMGFGHVELGTVTATAQPGNPRPRLFRLPASGGLVNRMGFNNAGAAALAARLDAAGVRRGSPAPGVPVGISLGKTKTTPLEEAAGDYLASFAAVAPHADYVAVNVSSPNTPGLRSLQDGATLRALVAALVAAARAQDPARPVPVLVKVAPDLTPEALEDVLDVCTGAGAAGLVATNTTLARDGLAETDAWRAGEAGGLSGAPLAVRAREVVAFLAARTDLPVIGVGGITSADDGQALLDAGARLLQVYTGFVYGGPALLRAVDARAAAPRRSVATSRGERAA